In Bradyrhizobium sp. CCBAU 051011, the following are encoded in one genomic region:
- a CDS encoding phosphatidylcholine/phosphatidylserine synthase — protein MLIPDPKDPELRRRRFRPIPVRMLVPNVITLLAICAGLTAIRLSIEGRMELAVAAIVFAAVLDGVDGRIARMIKGQSKFGAELDSLADFVNFGVAPGLMLYFWQLQELNNGGWIAAMVFAIAGGLRLARFNASIDDPNKPAFAANYFTGVPAPAGAILAMLPFYLAFLGVSKPPATLTAAYTLLIGFLMVSRLPVFSGKTVKMRVPPEMVLPVFVSVVFFVALLIGYPWHILSIGSVLYLLSLPWGWKSYRDHERNAAAALQPAATAEAAAPSSSAAPFSPAPGDSEEERPARLN, from the coding sequence GCCGCCGCCGGTTTCGCCCGATCCCGGTGCGAATGCTGGTGCCCAATGTCATCACCCTGCTGGCGATCTGCGCCGGCCTGACGGCGATCCGTCTGTCGATCGAGGGGCGGATGGAGCTTGCGGTTGCCGCGATCGTGTTCGCGGCCGTGCTCGATGGCGTCGACGGGCGCATCGCCCGCATGATCAAGGGCCAGTCGAAATTCGGCGCCGAACTCGACAGCCTGGCCGATTTCGTCAATTTCGGCGTCGCGCCCGGCCTGATGCTGTATTTTTGGCAGCTACAGGAATTGAACAATGGCGGCTGGATCGCAGCGATGGTGTTTGCGATCGCAGGCGGCCTGCGCCTGGCGCGCTTCAACGCCAGTATCGACGATCCGAACAAGCCTGCCTTTGCGGCGAACTATTTCACTGGCGTGCCGGCGCCGGCCGGTGCGATCCTGGCGATGCTGCCGTTCTATCTGGCGTTTCTCGGCGTCTCGAAACCGCCGGCCACGCTGACCGCGGCCTATACGCTCCTCATCGGATTCCTGATGGTGTCGCGGCTGCCGGTCTTTTCCGGCAAGACGGTGAAAATGCGGGTGCCGCCGGAAATGGTGCTGCCGGTCTTCGTCTCCGTCGTGTTCTTCGTCGCACTGCTGATCGGCTATCCCTGGCACATCCTGTCGATCGGCTCGGTGCTCTACCTGCTGAGCCTGCCCTGGGGCTGGAAGTCCTATCGCGACCATGAGCGTAACGCCGCCGCGGCGCTGCAGCCGGCTGCGACGGCAGAAGCCGCCGCGCCGTCATCTTCCGCAGCGCCGTTTTCGCCGGCCCCTGGCGATAGCGAGGAAGAACGGCCGGCGCGGTTGAACTGA